One Streptomyces sp. ML-6 genomic region harbors:
- a CDS encoding PLP-dependent aminotransferase family protein, with product MDRIPPTRLSRLLTGWSRGGPGPLPQLLAQALRELARRGDVAPGTLLPSQRALASALGISRSTVTAAFGMLEAEGWLESRQGSGSRLRGSGAMGGPATEGRLASFGTRDGGIDLSSGALDGLPAVAEAVGDLSVHDLSAALTGDGYLPYGLPELREGIADYHRAAGLPTSPEQILVTAGSQQAVWLITQGLVEPGDTVIVEDPTYRGALEALRARGARLVPLPADTAPGDAAALARLARHVRPRLVYLQPAVHNPTGRGMTEHTRRAWAAVLAEQGLYTVEDNAYAELALHHDAAPVSLAGLLPPAATATLGTLSKLFWGGLRLGWIRASTTVIRRLADIKRSVDLACPVVDQMVAVQLLRQLPEARALRRSRLRERLAETERLLRDRGTGWRWERPAGGSALWVEIPWADAEATAQLARRAGVLIVPGPAFSAVDGFRHHLRLPFADHDGGLERALPLLADCAERSRTTH from the coding sequence ATGGACCGGATTCCTCCCACCCGCCTGTCGCGTCTGCTGACCGGATGGTCCAGGGGCGGCCCCGGTCCCCTGCCGCAGCTGCTGGCACAGGCACTGCGCGAACTGGCCCGGCGCGGGGACGTGGCGCCGGGCACCCTGCTCCCCTCGCAGCGCGCCCTCGCCTCGGCCCTGGGGATCAGCCGCAGCACCGTGACCGCCGCGTTCGGGATGCTGGAGGCCGAGGGCTGGCTGGAGAGCCGGCAGGGCAGCGGCTCCCGACTGCGGGGCTCCGGGGCGATGGGCGGACCCGCGACCGAGGGGCGGCTGGCCAGCTTCGGGACCCGGGACGGCGGCATCGACCTGTCCAGCGGCGCGCTGGACGGCCTGCCCGCCGTCGCGGAGGCGGTCGGCGACCTGTCGGTCCACGACCTCTCCGCGGCGCTGACCGGTGACGGATACCTGCCGTACGGGCTGCCCGAGCTGCGCGAGGGGATCGCCGACTACCACCGGGCCGCAGGCCTGCCGACCTCCCCGGAGCAGATCCTGGTGACCGCCGGGTCCCAGCAGGCCGTCTGGCTGATCACCCAGGGGCTGGTCGAACCGGGTGACACGGTGATCGTGGAGGACCCGACCTACCGGGGCGCCCTCGAAGCGCTACGGGCCCGCGGCGCCCGGCTGGTCCCGCTGCCCGCGGACACCGCCCCCGGCGACGCCGCCGCCCTGGCCCGGCTGGCCCGTCACGTCCGCCCGCGCCTGGTCTACCTGCAACCGGCCGTCCACAACCCCACCGGGCGCGGCATGACCGAGCACACCCGCCGCGCCTGGGCCGCCGTACTGGCCGAACAGGGCCTGTACACCGTCGAGGACAACGCCTACGCGGAACTGGCCCTGCACCACGACGCCGCACCGGTCTCCCTCGCCGGGCTGCTGCCGCCCGCAGCCACGGCCACCCTCGGCACCCTGTCCAAGCTCTTCTGGGGCGGCCTGCGGCTGGGCTGGATCCGCGCCTCCACCACCGTCATCCGCCGCCTGGCGGACATCAAGCGGTCCGTCGACCTGGCCTGCCCGGTGGTGGACCAGATGGTGGCCGTGCAGCTGCTCCGGCAACTGCCCGAGGCCCGTGCCCTGCGCCGCTCCCGGTTGCGCGAACGCCTGGCGGAGACCGAACGGCTGCTGCGCGACCGGGGGACCGGCTGGCGGTGGGAACGGCCGGCGGGAGGCTCCGCCCTCTGGGTGGAGATCCCCTGGGCGGACGCCGAGGCCACCGCCCAGCTGGCCCGCCGCGCGGGCGTGCTCATCGTCCCCGGCCCCGCGTTCTCCGCCGTGGACGGCTTCCGGCACCACCTGCGCCTCCCGTTCGCCGACCACGACGGCGGCCTGGAACGGGCCCTGCCGCTGCTGGCCGACTGCGCGGAACGCAGCCGCACCACGCACTGA
- a CDS encoding Tm-1-like ATP-binding domain-containing protein, translated as MATVVLVGTLDTKGAEYAWLSERLRASGCDVVLVDAGVLLPPAGTPSGDVDATTVARRAGYDLEALRAAGDRGAAVAAMARGVELVVGDLHREGRLHAVLAVAGSGGSSIAARAMRSLPVGVPKVLVSTMAGGDVSPYVGSSDITMMYSVVDVAGINSLSSRILGNAVAAAAGMALHHERSPDEPQGHGRPLIGASMFGVTTPAVDAARQRLDELGYEVLVFHATGAGGRALEKLAAGGFLAGVLDLTTTELADDLVGGVLSAGPDRLTAAGRAGLPQVVAPGALDMVNFGARETVPERFAERRLLVHNPTVTLMRTTTEEMAELGGSMGRKLAAAQGPTAVLWPLGGVSAVDAPGGPFHDPQADAAGLAALRTALRDSAVELRELDAHLNDPAFAVAAADHLHRLIGAHGRPAASA; from the coding sequence ATGGCGACCGTGGTGCTCGTCGGGACGCTGGACACCAAGGGGGCGGAGTACGCGTGGCTCTCGGAGCGGCTGCGCGCGTCGGGGTGCGACGTGGTGCTGGTCGACGCCGGAGTGCTGCTCCCGCCCGCGGGCACCCCCTCGGGCGATGTCGACGCCACGACCGTCGCCCGCCGTGCCGGGTACGACCTGGAGGCGCTGCGCGCCGCCGGGGACCGGGGCGCCGCGGTGGCCGCCATGGCCCGGGGCGTCGAGCTGGTCGTCGGCGACCTGCACCGGGAGGGGCGGCTGCACGCGGTGCTGGCGGTGGCCGGCAGCGGCGGGTCGTCCATCGCCGCCCGGGCGATGCGGTCCCTGCCCGTGGGCGTCCCGAAGGTGCTGGTGTCCACCATGGCGGGCGGGGACGTGTCGCCGTACGTGGGCAGCAGCGACATCACCATGATGTACAGCGTCGTCGACGTGGCGGGCATCAACTCCTTGTCCTCGCGGATCCTGGGCAACGCGGTGGCCGCGGCGGCGGGCATGGCCCTCCACCACGAGCGGAGCCCGGACGAGCCGCAGGGCCACGGGCGCCCGCTGATCGGCGCCAGCATGTTCGGCGTCACCACCCCCGCGGTCGACGCCGCGCGGCAGCGGCTGGACGAACTCGGCTACGAGGTCCTGGTCTTCCACGCCACCGGTGCGGGCGGCCGGGCGCTGGAGAAGCTCGCCGCGGGCGGCTTCCTGGCCGGCGTACTGGACCTGACCACCACCGAACTCGCGGACGACCTGGTCGGCGGCGTGCTGAGCGCGGGCCCCGACCGGCTCACCGCGGCAGGCCGGGCCGGTCTCCCGCAGGTCGTCGCGCCCGGCGCGCTGGACATGGTCAACTTCGGTGCCCGGGAGACCGTGCCCGAGCGCTTCGCCGAGCGGCGCCTCCTCGTGCACAACCCCACCGTCACACTGATGCGCACCACCACCGAGGAGATGGCGGAGCTCGGCGGGTCCATGGGCCGGAAGCTGGCCGCGGCGCAGGGGCCGACGGCGGTCCTGTGGCCGCTGGGCGGGGTCTCCGCCGTGGACGCCCCGGGCGGTCCCTTCCACGACCCGCAGGCCGACGCGGCCGGGCTGGCGGCCCTGCGCACCGCCCTGCGCGACAGCGCCGTCGAGCTGCGCGAGCTGGACGCCCATCTGAACGACCCGGCGTTCGCCGTCGCCGCCGCCGACCACCTGCACCGCCTGATCGGCGCCCACGGGCGCCCGGCCGCATCCGCCTGA
- a CDS encoding phosphoenolpyruvate hydrolase family protein, whose protein sequence is MNRNQALARLTKQIHSGKAVIGAGAGTGLSAKCAEAGGVDLLIIYNSGRYRMAGRGSLAGLLPYGDANAIVLDMAGEVLPVVRDVPVLAGVCGTDPFRIMGNFLDQLKAVGFTGVQNFPTVGLYDGKFRENLEETGMGFGLEVDMIRQAHERDLLTAPYVFDAEQATEMARAGADVLVPHVGLTTKGSIGASTALTLDEAAAAVQEMHDAAKLVNPHIVVLCHGGPIAEPEDARYILEHTSGIAGFFGASSMERLPTERAITEQARAFKSLTVG, encoded by the coding sequence GTGAACCGAAACCAGGCCCTGGCCCGCCTGACCAAGCAGATCCACTCCGGCAAGGCCGTCATCGGCGCGGGCGCGGGAACCGGTCTGTCCGCCAAGTGCGCGGAGGCCGGCGGCGTCGACCTGCTGATCATCTACAACTCCGGCCGTTACCGGATGGCCGGCCGGGGCTCGCTGGCGGGCCTGCTGCCCTACGGCGACGCCAACGCCATCGTGCTCGACATGGCGGGCGAGGTCCTCCCCGTGGTGCGGGACGTCCCCGTGCTCGCCGGGGTGTGCGGCACCGACCCGTTCCGGATCATGGGCAACTTCCTCGACCAGCTGAAGGCCGTCGGCTTCACGGGCGTGCAGAACTTCCCCACGGTCGGCCTGTACGACGGGAAGTTCCGCGAGAACCTGGAGGAGACCGGCATGGGCTTCGGGCTGGAGGTCGACATGATCCGCCAGGCCCACGAACGCGATCTGCTCACCGCGCCGTACGTCTTCGACGCCGAGCAGGCCACCGAGATGGCGCGGGCCGGCGCCGACGTCCTCGTGCCGCACGTCGGGCTGACCACCAAGGGGTCCATAGGCGCCTCGACCGCGCTCACCCTCGACGAGGCCGCCGCCGCCGTGCAGGAGATGCACGACGCCGCCAAGCTCGTCAATCCCCACATCGTCGTGCTCTGCCACGGCGGCCCGATCGCCGAGCCCGAGGACGCCCGCTACATCCTGGAGCACACCTCCGGCATCGCCGGGTTCTTCGGCGCCTCGTCCATGGAGCGGCTGCCGACGGAGCGCGCCATCACCGAGCAGGCACGCGCCTTCAAGTCGCTCACGGTCGGCTGA
- a CDS encoding DUF5134 domain-containing protein, with translation MHGPAMSGWLLMALCALTGASCLLRTRNETGEGLRAARAEALMGFGMAAMAVPAAVVPPPAWGWAVYAVLFGAASLRALWFSRHRGHHRHHLVGSAAMVYMALTMAPGGAAAQGGPGGHAGHGTAAAAGGIPLLTGLLLAYYAVYVVRSGARLIPVAAASGGGDGGGPAKGGWGARPELALACRLAMGMAMFAMLLAL, from the coding sequence GTGCACGGACCGGCGATGTCCGGGTGGCTGTTGATGGCGTTGTGCGCCCTGACGGGCGCGTCCTGCCTGTTGCGCACCCGCAACGAGACCGGGGAGGGGCTCAGGGCGGCGCGCGCGGAGGCGCTGATGGGTTTCGGCATGGCCGCCATGGCGGTGCCCGCGGCCGTCGTGCCACCGCCCGCGTGGGGATGGGCGGTGTACGCGGTGCTGTTCGGCGCGGCGTCGTTGCGCGCGTTGTGGTTCTCCCGGCACCGCGGGCACCACCGGCACCATCTGGTGGGTTCGGCGGCGATGGTCTACATGGCGTTGACGATGGCGCCCGGCGGGGCGGCGGCGCAGGGCGGGCCCGGTGGGCACGCGGGCCACGGCACAGCGGCCGCGGCGGGTGGAATTCCTTTGCTGACCGGGCTGTTGCTGGCCTACTACGCGGTGTACGTGGTGCGGTCGGGGGCCCGGCTGATACCCGTGGCCGCCGCGTCGGGCGGGGGCGACGGCGGTGGTCCGGCGAAGGGCGGATGGGGGGCACGGCCCGAACTGGCGCTCGCCTGCCGACTGGCGATGGGGATGGCCATGTTCGCGATGCTGCTCGCTCTGTGA
- a CDS encoding M56 family metallopeptidase, translated as MLVSLVLLSLGALAAVLTPRLMARARWPEREPVVALWVWQCVVAGVLLSFALAMTFSAAAAWQAVRGHVFAPAPRAVVDAYALGGHGQWSAVMAVLLALGGVWSAVMLAREIHRAQARRRQRRAELRLRAPLLPGEEPGSGRLVVLEGKRPDAWWLPGAAPQLVITTAALSRLKGHQLDAVLAHEQGHAKARHDWLLHCSGALATGFPQVPVFAAFRDEMHRLVELAADDVASRRFGRLTVALALVELNEDRGVFGPGPAPDAELPLRVNRLLTPVERLTAGRRLRLTAAATLVPAVPLLVAFLPGLSALG; from the coding sequence ATGTTGGTCTCCCTGGTGCTGCTGTCGCTCGGTGCACTGGCTGCCGTCCTGACCCCGCGGCTGATGGCGCGGGCCCGGTGGCCGGAGCGCGAGCCCGTGGTGGCGCTGTGGGTGTGGCAGTGCGTGGTGGCCGGGGTGCTGCTCTCCTTCGCGCTCGCCATGACGTTCAGCGCGGCGGCGGCCTGGCAGGCCGTGCGCGGCCATGTCTTCGCACCGGCGCCGCGGGCCGTGGTGGACGCGTACGCACTGGGCGGACACGGGCAGTGGTCCGCCGTCATGGCCGTGCTGCTGGCGCTCGGCGGGGTGTGGTCCGCGGTGATGCTGGCCCGGGAGATCCACCGGGCCCAGGCGCGTCGTCGGCAGCGGCGGGCCGAACTGCGGCTGCGGGCCCCGTTGCTGCCCGGCGAGGAGCCCGGCAGCGGCCGTCTCGTCGTGCTGGAGGGGAAGCGTCCGGACGCCTGGTGGCTGCCGGGTGCCGCGCCCCAACTGGTGATCACCACCGCGGCACTCAGCCGCCTGAAAGGCCATCAGCTCGATGCGGTGCTGGCGCACGAGCAGGGGCACGCGAAGGCCCGGCACGACTGGCTGCTGCACTGTTCCGGCGCGCTCGCGACCGGATTTCCGCAGGTGCCGGTGTTCGCGGCCTTCCGGGACGAGATGCACCGGCTGGTCGAACTGGCCGCGGACGACGTGGCGTCGCGGCGTTTCGGACGGCTGACGGTCGCGCTCGCCCTGGTGGAACTCAACGAGGACCGGGGCGTGTTCGGCCCCGGCCCGGCGCCGGACGCCGAGCTGCCGCTGCGGGTGAACCGTCTGCTGACCCCGGTGGAGCGGCTCACGGCCGGCCGCCGGCTCCGGCTGACCGCAGCGGCCACGCTGGTACCGGCGGTTCCGCTGCTGGTGGCCTTCCTGCCGGGACTCAGCGCCCTGGGATAG
- a CDS encoding phosphatase PAP2 family protein, whose translation MSTATPTPARSAGKRPRVTPFSVGAVCAVLGLALLVLVAARWSPLMGADRTVAVSLHRRAVAEPGLVHVNRILSDWVWDPWTMRILIAVAVVALWWQGARLLAGWVAVTSLLSTLLQQGLKAAVGRERPQWPDPVDSAHYAAFPSGHAMTATVSCGLLLWLLHRHGTGGGPWWTALVVASVSVIGVGLTRLYLGVHWMSDVLGGWLLGVALVGFSIAGFVRHERRDRAAHEALRHRF comes from the coding sequence ATGTCGACGGCAACCCCGACGCCCGCCCGGTCCGCCGGGAAGCGTCCTCGTGTCACACCCTTCTCGGTCGGCGCGGTCTGCGCGGTCCTCGGCCTGGCGCTGCTGGTCCTCGTCGCCGCCCGCTGGTCGCCGCTGATGGGGGCGGACCGTACGGTCGCGGTCTCGCTGCACCGCAGAGCGGTGGCCGAACCCGGGCTCGTCCACGTGAACCGGATTCTCAGCGACTGGGTGTGGGATCCGTGGACGATGCGCATCCTGATCGCGGTGGCCGTGGTGGCGCTGTGGTGGCAGGGGGCGCGGCTGCTCGCGGGCTGGGTGGCGGTGACGAGCCTGCTGTCCACCCTGCTCCAGCAGGGGCTGAAGGCCGCGGTCGGCCGGGAGCGGCCCCAGTGGCCCGATCCGGTGGACAGTGCCCACTACGCGGCGTTCCCGTCCGGCCACGCGATGACCGCGACGGTGAGTTGCGGCCTGTTGCTCTGGCTGCTGCACCGGCACGGGACGGGGGGCGGGCCGTGGTGGACGGCGCTGGTGGTGGCCTCCGTCTCGGTGATCGGGGTGGGGCTCACCCGGCTCTACCTCGGTGTGCACTGGATGAGCGACGTGCTGGGCGGGTGGCTGCTGGGAGTGGCCCTGGTGGGGTTCTCGATCGCCGGGTTCGTACGCCATGAGCGCCGCGACCGCGCCGCTCATGAAGCCCTGCGGCACCGCTTCTGA
- a CDS encoding HAD-IA family hydrolase, whose product MQIKGVLFDFSGTLFRIEPVRSWLRAVLVERGVTVDEADFERHVRELEAAGALPGGPSPRHVPAGLAAGWAARDESAELHREVYTALARQVDLPDPGLYDALYERHRSPDAWRPYPDAAEVLGALSAAGVRIGVVSNIGWDLRPVFRAHGLDAPVDAYVLSYEHGIQKPDPRLFHTACTLLGLDPTDVVMVGDDRHADGGAAALGCDVRFVRHLPVEERPDGLRTLELVPGVA is encoded by the coding sequence ATGCAGATCAAGGGTGTGCTCTTCGACTTCTCCGGGACCCTCTTCCGTATCGAGCCGGTCCGTTCCTGGTTGCGCGCGGTCCTCGTGGAGCGGGGGGTGACGGTGGACGAGGCCGACTTCGAGCGGCACGTGCGGGAGCTGGAGGCCGCCGGAGCGCTGCCGGGCGGCCCGTCCCCCCGGCACGTCCCCGCCGGGCTCGCGGCCGGGTGGGCCGCCCGCGACGAGAGCGCGGAACTGCACCGGGAGGTGTACACGGCCCTGGCCCGGCAGGTGGACCTGCCGGATCCGGGGCTGTACGACGCGCTGTACGAGCGGCACAGGTCGCCCGATGCCTGGCGGCCCTACCCGGACGCCGCGGAGGTGCTCGGCGCGCTGAGTGCCGCCGGGGTCCGGATCGGCGTGGTCAGCAACATCGGCTGGGACCTGCGGCCGGTCTTCCGGGCCCACGGGCTGGACGCCCCGGTCGACGCGTACGTCCTGTCGTACGAGCACGGCATCCAGAAGCCGGACCCACGACTCTTCCACACCGCCTGCACACTTCTCGGACTGGATCCGACGGATGTGGTGATGGTCGGCGACGACCGGCACGCGGACGGCGGGGCGGCGGCGCTGGGCTGTGACGTACGCTTCGTACGGCATCTGCCGGTGGAGGAGCGGCCCGACGGACTGCGGACGCTCGAACTGGTACCGGGCGTTGCCTGA
- a CDS encoding DUF305 domain-containing protein, translated as MCVRRPALVAVVLSAALALSACDADGGGDRAAGAGAGGGPSVVAPGKPGEPARTLSAQEAAKAAGNDRANSADFRYAQMMIQHHAQALEMTGLVPARAESTAVKRLAERIAAGQKPEIGAMEGWLTHHGGKKRETAHDHAAMPGMATPAQLKRLRGAKGTAFDELFLKLMITHHQGAVTMATEALAEGNDVQIEEMAGDVGAQQTVEINRMRTMMP; from the coding sequence ATGTGTGTACGCAGGCCCGCGCTCGTCGCGGTCGTCCTGTCCGCGGCCCTGGCCCTGAGCGCGTGCGACGCGGACGGCGGCGGGGACCGTGCCGCCGGGGCGGGGGCGGGCGGGGGCCCTTCGGTGGTGGCGCCGGGAAAGCCGGGCGAGCCCGCCCGGACCCTGTCCGCGCAGGAGGCCGCGAAGGCCGCCGGGAACGACCGGGCGAACTCAGCCGACTTCCGCTACGCGCAGATGATGATCCAACACCACGCCCAGGCACTGGAGATGACCGGTCTCGTCCCCGCCCGCGCCGAATCCACCGCGGTCAAACGGCTGGCCGAGCGCATCGCGGCGGGCCAGAAGCCGGAGATCGGCGCAATGGAGGGATGGCTCACGCACCACGGCGGCAAGAAGCGCGAAACCGCCCACGACCACGCGGCGATGCCCGGCATGGCCACCCCCGCCCAGTTGAAGCGGTTGCGCGGGGCGAAGGGCACCGCCTTCGACGAACTCTTCCTGAAGCTGATGATCACCCACCACCAGGGGGCGGTCACCATGGCGACCGAGGCCCTCGCGGAGGGGAACGACGTGCAGATCGAGGAAATGGCCGGGGACGTCGGCGCACAGCAGACGGTGGAGATCAACAGAATGCGCACCATGATGCCCTGA
- a CDS encoding helix-turn-helix domain-containing protein, with amino-acid sequence MTPLSAPAASAAEAGGRVLDHPARDEIRVEGVLHALSDPMRLRVVRELAAAERELSCSCFDLPVSKSTSTHHFRVLRESGIVQQTYRGTAKMNGLRRDDLEALFPGLLDSILDAANLQARRIGEER; translated from the coding sequence GTGACCCCTCTCAGCGCCCCTGCCGCAAGCGCCGCCGAGGCCGGCGGACGCGTGCTCGACCATCCCGCGCGGGACGAGATCCGCGTCGAAGGAGTGCTGCACGCGCTCTCCGATCCGATGCGGCTGCGGGTGGTCCGCGAACTGGCCGCCGCCGAACGGGAACTCAGCTGCTCCTGTTTCGACCTTCCGGTGTCCAAGTCCACCTCCACGCACCACTTCCGAGTGCTGCGCGAGAGCGGGATCGTCCAGCAGACCTACCGGGGCACGGCCAAGATGAACGGGCTGCGCCGCGATGACCTGGAGGCGTTGTTCCCCGGGCTCCTCGACAGCATCCTCGACGCGGCGAACCTCCAGGCGCGGCGCATCGGCGAGGAGCGTTAG
- a CDS encoding acyl-CoA thioesterase — protein sequence MTFHVDVTVRGYELDTQGHLNQAVYLQYAEHARWELLRAAGLPQDKLLASGVGPVALETTVKFLRELRGGDRVRVTCRFVYTEGKTFTVAQQVLKEDGTVAAEVTGVVGMLDLAARKLISDPAGHLASLAENPDLLTG from the coding sequence ATGACCTTCCATGTGGACGTGACCGTCCGAGGCTACGAACTCGACACCCAGGGCCATCTGAACCAGGCCGTCTATCTGCAGTACGCCGAGCACGCGCGCTGGGAGCTGCTGCGCGCGGCCGGTCTGCCGCAGGACAAACTGCTGGCCAGTGGCGTGGGGCCGGTGGCGCTCGAAACGACGGTGAAGTTCCTGCGGGAGCTGCGCGGCGGTGATCGGGTGCGGGTGACCTGCCGGTTCGTGTACACCGAGGGGAAGACGTTCACGGTCGCGCAGCAGGTCCTCAAGGAGGACGGCACCGTCGCGGCGGAGGTCACCGGCGTGGTCGGGATGCTGGACCTGGCGGCCCGCAAGCTGATCTCCGACCCGGCCGGACACCTCGCCTCGCTCGCCGAGAACCCGGACCTGCTCACCGGCTGA
- a CDS encoding NADH:flavin oxidoreductase/NADH oxidase, with the protein MSALFEPYTLRSLVIPNRVWMAPMCQYSAAPVGPDAGVATDWHFAHLAARAIGGTGLILTEATAVSPEGRISPADLGIWNDTQVAALRRITDFIKGQGSVPGIQLAHAGRKASTAAPWLGGHPVGPEAHGWTPVGPSPLPFGDGHPVPHELTTGEIRGIVDQFREAARRAVEAGFQVAEVHGAHGYLIGEFLSPHSNRRTDEYGGSFENRARLALQVVDAVREVWPEELPVFFRVSATDWLTENEEDEREGWTVDETVRLAAELQAHGVDLLDVSSGGNAPRARIETGPGYQVPFAERVRNETSLPVAAVGLITEPQQAEKILTEGRADAVLLGRELLRNPSWAQQAARELGAGSRTPDQYLRAV; encoded by the coding sequence GTGAGTGCCCTCTTCGAGCCCTACACCCTGCGGTCGCTCGTCATTCCCAACCGGGTCTGGATGGCACCCATGTGCCAGTACAGCGCCGCTCCCGTCGGGCCGGACGCGGGCGTCGCGACCGACTGGCACTTCGCCCATCTCGCGGCGCGGGCCATCGGCGGCACCGGGCTCATCCTCACCGAGGCGACGGCCGTCAGCCCCGAGGGCCGGATCAGCCCCGCCGACCTCGGCATCTGGAACGACACCCAGGTCGCCGCCCTCCGCCGGATCACCGACTTCATCAAGGGGCAGGGCTCCGTCCCCGGTATCCAGCTCGCACATGCCGGGCGCAAGGCGTCCACGGCGGCCCCCTGGCTGGGCGGTCACCCGGTCGGACCCGAGGCGCACGGCTGGACGCCCGTCGGCCCCAGCCCGCTGCCCTTCGGCGACGGCCACCCCGTGCCGCACGAGCTGACCACCGGGGAGATCCGGGGCATCGTCGACCAGTTCCGCGAGGCGGCGCGCCGCGCGGTCGAGGCGGGGTTCCAGGTCGCCGAGGTGCACGGCGCGCACGGGTACCTCATCGGCGAGTTCCTCTCCCCGCACAGCAACCGGCGCACCGACGAGTACGGCGGCAGCTTCGAGAACCGCGCCCGCCTCGCGCTCCAGGTCGTCGACGCGGTCCGTGAGGTCTGGCCGGAGGAACTGCCGGTCTTCTTCCGCGTCTCCGCGACGGACTGGCTCACGGAGAACGAGGAGGACGAGCGCGAGGGCTGGACCGTCGACGAGACCGTGCGGCTGGCCGCGGAGCTCCAGGCGCACGGCGTCGACCTGCTGGACGTCTCCAGCGGCGGCAACGCCCCGCGCGCCCGCATCGAGACCGGGCCCGGGTACCAGGTGCCGTTCGCCGAGCGGGTCAGGAACGAGACCTCGCTCCCCGTGGCGGCGGTGGGCCTGATCACCGAGCCGCAGCAGGCCGAGAAGATCCTCACCGAGGGGCGGGCGGACGCGGTGCTCCTCGGGCGCGAACTGCTGCGCAACCCGTCGTGGGCCCAGCAGGCGGCCCGTGAACTGGGCGCTGGGAGCCGTACCCCGGACCAGTACCTCCGGGCGGTCTGA
- a CDS encoding methyltransferase domain-containing protein, which translates to MNSSLFETTVPNPIAYLDRVAATDLGRSYKKRMLDELGVEPGRTVADLGCGPGTDLGALADAVTATGAVIGVDHDESAVATAGERTAGRDNVTVLLGDLHELPLPDGSVDRARTDRVLQHVADPARALREARRVLRPGGRLVMGEPDWGTLTVDHPDGELSRAYTRYVTDEAVRNARIGSQLPRLAADAGFAVPTVLPITSVFRDVRAADGILGLERTTRRAVEAGHLTGEAARRWLDHLADGPFLAAVTFYLVVAER; encoded by the coding sequence ATGAACTCATCCTTATTCGAAACCACGGTCCCCAATCCGATCGCCTACCTCGACCGGGTCGCGGCCACCGACCTGGGCCGGTCCTACAAGAAGCGGATGCTCGACGAACTCGGGGTCGAGCCGGGGCGAACGGTGGCCGACCTCGGGTGCGGTCCCGGCACCGATCTCGGTGCGCTGGCCGACGCGGTCACCGCGACGGGGGCCGTGATCGGCGTCGACCACGACGAGTCCGCGGTGGCGACCGCCGGGGAACGTACCGCAGGACGGGACAATGTGACCGTCCTGCTCGGCGATCTCCATGAACTCCCGCTGCCGGACGGCAGCGTCGACCGGGCCCGCACCGACCGGGTCCTGCAGCACGTCGCCGATCCCGCCCGGGCGCTCCGTGAGGCGCGGCGGGTGCTTCGGCCCGGCGGGCGGCTCGTCATGGGGGAGCCGGACTGGGGCACGCTGACGGTCGACCACCCGGACGGCGAGTTGTCGCGGGCCTACACGCGGTACGTCACGGACGAAGCCGTCCGCAACGCCCGCATCGGCAGCCAGCTGCCCCGGCTGGCGGCGGACGCCGGATTCGCGGTGCCGACGGTCCTCCCGATCACCTCGGTGTTCCGGGATGTTCGCGCCGCGGACGGGATCCTCGGCCTGGAGCGCACCACACGGCGGGCAGTCGAGGCCGGACACCTCACCGGGGAGGCGGCCCGGCGCTGGCTGGACCACCTCGCCGACGGCCCCTTCCTGGCGGCCGTGACGTTCTACCTCGTCGTGGCCGAGCGCTGA